A single Vulcanisaeta distributa DSM 14429 DNA region contains:
- a CDS encoding thiamine pyrophosphate-dependent enzyme — MAQTEYFDAGHRTCQGCESAMVLRWVAKAAGPNTIVIGATGCMYVANTTYYTTAWALPWIHTQLSGTGSAVVGTAAALKALIEKGKLPNEKINVIGICGDLGCADAGLSEVSNALTHTKYNFLILMYDNESSANTDIQETTMTPYGALTTFSPSGKQVRIMKYRWKKNMAAMMAVGHPEVRYVATATAADPIDLYNKVKKALEIGGPTFIHTLDPCPKGWGYDPKYSHEIGRLAVETGIWPLFEIEDGKFRLTSTSARIASGEIKRKPVKEYLRRQTRFKHLTDEDIEYIQKKVDEMWEKWLIPGLIPLTRELPYPEVTKASTK; from the coding sequence TTTCGATGCAGGCCATAGGACTTGCCAGGGCTGTGAATCGGCAATGGTACTTAGGTGGGTAGCCAAGGCAGCAGGCCCTAACACAATTGTCATTGGGGCTACGGGCTGTATGTACGTTGCTAACACGACCTATTACACAACCGCCTGGGCATTACCCTGGATACACACCCAATTATCCGGCACTGGGTCTGCCGTAGTTGGTACAGCAGCAGCACTTAAGGCGCTCATAGAGAAGGGCAAACTACCCAATGAGAAGATTAACGTGATAGGCATATGCGGCGACCTGGGCTGCGCAGATGCCGGACTTTCCGAGGTTTCAAATGCATTAACACACACTAAGTACAATTTCTTAATACTCATGTACGACAATGAATCCAGCGCAAACACAGATATTCAAGAAACAACAATGACACCATACGGAGCCCTAACAACCTTCAGCCCAAGCGGTAAGCAAGTAAGAATAATGAAGTATAGGTGGAAGAAGAACATGGCCGCAATGATGGCTGTGGGACACCCGGAGGTTAGGTACGTGGCCACGGCAACAGCCGCAGACCCAATAGACCTATACAACAAGGTAAAGAAGGCTTTAGAGATTGGTGGACCCACTTTCATACACACACTAGACCCATGCCCGAAGGGCTGGGGTTACGACCCCAAGTACAGCCATGAAATAGGTAGGCTAGCGGTGGAGACTGGTATATGGCCACTCTTCGAGATAGAGGATGGCAAGTTCAGGTTAACAAGCACTAGCGCTAGGATAGCAAGTGGCGAAATTAAGAGGAAGCCCGTTAAGGAGTACCTGAGAAGACAGACAAGGTTTAAGCACCTGACCGATGAGGATATTGAGTATATACAGAAGAAGGTTGATGAGATGTGGGAGAAGTGGTTAATACCAGGGCTAATACCACTAACAAGGGAATTACCATATCCAGAAGTCACTAAGGCATCCACTAAATAA
- a CDS encoding MFS transporter has product MTGGSQLTDKQILGFSRWFAFIGAFLAMFMISPYEYAFSAFSHDVTQFFHIGAVFLGTVFTVNVFLESVFGWPAGFVRDRYGPWFLQLIAAFLVGIGYFAAIFGSPALLLWVYAIIGGIGAGIVYNNSVTVANKWFPDYRATVAGTISAGFSWGSIPIILLIGVLPKMHPIAVFKSIMLGLAVVSFVIILISAFLMRKDPPKGWRPPTYNPQASRSKLIRATDYQFTFSETVRTWQFWILVITFLLVASEGLTIVSKAVQYGLYFHFALVVAVAAALGSSIMAGLGKFITGVVSDAIGVIKTLILFYTLSGVFTLLSILFGIVHNEIGFVVSVALAILTWASIYTVNPAAVGYFYGEVASGNNYGLLYAIAKGSGAIYGGVLTAIMIGALGWINTMIVSGLFGIIAALLAIPLLWKIPKPPKKV; this is encoded by the coding sequence ATGACAGGAGGTTCCCAATTAACTGATAAACAAATACTTGGTTTTAGTAGGTGGTTTGCCTTTATTGGGGCCTTCCTGGCTATGTTCATGATAAGTCCGTATGAGTACGCCTTCAGCGCCTTCTCACACGATGTTACCCAATTCTTCCACATTGGTGCTGTTTTCCTAGGCACGGTATTTACCGTTAACGTCTTTCTAGAGTCAGTATTTGGTTGGCCCGCGGGCTTTGTTAGGGATAGGTATGGTCCCTGGTTCCTCCAGTTAATAGCGGCGTTTCTCGTTGGTATTGGCTATTTCGCAGCCATATTTGGCTCACCAGCACTCCTCCTATGGGTCTATGCGATTATTGGTGGTATTGGGGCTGGCATTGTTTATAATAACAGCGTCACAGTAGCCAATAAGTGGTTCCCCGACTATAGGGCTACCGTGGCCGGCACAATATCAGCTGGGTTCAGTTGGGGTTCAATACCGATAATACTATTAATTGGTGTATTGCCAAAAATGCACCCGATCGCCGTGTTTAAATCCATAATGCTTGGTCTTGCCGTTGTTTCATTCGTGATAATACTCATCTCAGCATTCCTAATGAGGAAGGACCCACCGAAGGGCTGGAGACCACCCACGTATAATCCACAAGCCTCAAGGTCAAAGCTAATACGCGCAACTGATTACCAATTCACGTTCTCAGAAACCGTAAGGACCTGGCAATTCTGGATATTAGTCATAACATTCCTCCTAGTAGCATCTGAGGGGTTGACCATAGTCTCTAAGGCCGTTCAATACGGTCTCTACTTCCACTTCGCCCTAGTTGTTGCCGTGGCAGCAGCGCTTGGCTCTTCAATAATGGCTGGGCTAGGTAAATTCATAACTGGTGTCGTGTCTGATGCAATTGGCGTTATTAAGACGCTAATCCTATTTTATACCCTGTCCGGCGTATTCACGCTGCTAAGTATTCTATTTGGTATTGTTCATAATGAAATTGGATTCGTAGTCTCCGTAGCTCTGGCAATACTGACCTGGGCATCAATATACACCGTTAACCCGGCAGCTGTTGGTTACTTCTACGGTGAGGTCGCGTCAGGTAATAACTACGGCTTACTCTACGCAATTGCTAAGGGCAGTGGTGCAATTTACGGCGGCGTACTCACGGCAATAATGATCGGAGCACTGGGCTGGATAAATACCATGATAGTGTCCGGACTCTTCGGTATAATAGCCGCATTATTAGCCATACCATTGCTCTGGAAAATACCAAAGCCACCAAAGAAGGTATAA